From the Malus domestica chromosome 17, GDT2T_hap1 genome, one window contains:
- the LOC103404730 gene encoding probable protein phosphatase 2C 52 codes for MGGCVSTSSQGTRSSNSNREAVTPPCLGIQFSGRKRTKKTFSDHAYTLQNLHTLPNRIFTNGKSQTSCIFTQQGRKGINQDAMLVWEDFMSDDAIFCGVFDGHGPHGHLVARKVRDALPMKLLSFLYSYQGSSKTCFKGNLKKSDCGDTEKDGLDEEKLNLSWRDAFLKSYKAMDKELRSHPNLDCFCSGSTAVTLVKQGSNLFMGYIGDSRAILGSRDSSDSMVAIQLTVDLKPDLPREAERIKRCKGRVFALHDEPEVSRVWLPFDDAPGLAMARAFGDFCLKEYGVISIPEFSHRILTDRDQFIVLASDGVWDVLSNEEVVEIVSSAPTRASAARTVVDSAAREWKLKYPTSKMDDCAVVCLFLDGKMDSESDYEEQGFSSATLQSNHSGNAVESDDGQKSEPSLQRNFTVRSSDESDAHGRLPVEIEGNEETVAAEENWLGLEGVTRVNSLVQLPRFSEERP; via the exons ATGGGGGGTTGTGTTTCGACTAGTAGTCAGGGTACTCGTAGCAGCAACAGCAACAGAGAGGCAGTCACACCCCCATGCTTGGGGATTCAATTTAGCGGTCGAAAGAGAACGAAGAAGACATTCTCTGACCATGCATATACTCTTCAGAATTTACACACCTTGCCCAACCGCATTTTTACCAACGGAAAGAGCCAGACTTCTTGCATATTCACACAGCAGGGCCGCAAAGGCATAAACCAAGATGCCATGCTTGTGTGGGAA GATTTCATGTCCGATGATGCGATATTCTGTGGTGTTTTTGACGGCCATGGTCCACACGGCCATCTTGTTGCTCGCAAAGTAAGGGATGCATTGCCAATGAAGCTGCTATCCTTCTTGTATTCATACCAAGGGTCCAGTAAAACGTGTTTCAAAGGGAACCTAAAGAAGTCAGATTGTGGAGATACTGAGAAGGATGGTTTGGATGAGGAAAAATTGAATTTATCATGGAGAGACGCTTTCCTGAAGTCATATAAAGCTATGGACAAGGAGCTGAGGTCTCATCCTAATTTGGACTGCTTCTGCAGTGGTAGCACTGCTGTCACTCTAGTCAAACAG GGGTCAAATCTTTTCATGGGTTATATCGGGGATTCCCGAGCAATCCTGGGATCAAGGGACAGTAGTGATTCCATGGTGGCAATCCAGTTAACTGTTGACTTAAAGCCTGATCTGCCAA GGGAAGCTGAAAGAATTAAACGGTGTAAGGGTAGGGTGTTTGCTTTGCATGATGAGCCTGAAGTGTCTCGAGTGTGGTTGCCTTTTGATGATGCCCCTGGTTTAGCTATGGCTCGAGCCTTCGGCGATTTCTGTTTAAAGGAGTATGGAGTGATCTCAATACCTGAGTTCTCACACCGGATACTTACTGACAGAGACCAGTTCATTGTTCTTGCTTCTGACGGG GTTTGGGATGTCTTAAGCAATGAAGAGGTTGTTGAGATAGTCTCCTCAGCCCCAACCCGGGCATCAGCAGCAAGGACTGTGGTTGACTCAGCTGCTCGCGAATGGAAACTCAAATACCCGACTTCAAAGATGGATGACTGTGCAGTCGTTTGCTTGTTTCTGGATGGGAAAATGGACTCGGAATCTGATTATGAGGAACAAGGCTTTTCATCTGCAACCCTTCAAAGCAATCACTCCGGCAATGCAGTTGAATCAGATGATGGCCAGAAGTCGGAGCCATCTTTGCAGAGGAATTTCACTGTCAGGTCATCTGATGAAAGTGATGCTCATGGTAGACTACCGGTTGAGATTGAAGGGAATGAAGAAACAGTGGCAGCTGAAGAGAACTGGTTGGGTTTGGAAGGCGTGACACGCGTGAATTCCCTCGTTCAACTTCCTAGATTTTCCGAAGAAAGGCCTTAG
- the LOC114822409 gene encoding putative cell wall protein — protein sequence MAYKTRLSFFALISVSVILLDLVGGAVAGRNVPTISNKDEKKQPQWLLDHDGSLLIPGIGRVMLPPLKHFAPFPGMGGTGSTGGSGSGGSPSSNNYVPGGDDTFVPNPGNEVPTPGNGGGSTPSTPVTPNP from the coding sequence ATGGCTTACAAAACCCGCCTTTCGTTCTTTGCTCTCATCTCCGTTTCCGTTATCCTCCTTGACCTAGTAGGAGGAGCAGTTGCCGGGAGAAATGTGCCAACAATCTCCAACAAAGATGAAAAGAAACAACCTCAGTGGTTACTTGACCATGACGGAAGTCTTCTCATTCCTGGCATTGGGCGTGTGATGCTACCACCATTGAAGCATTTTGCTCCGTTCCCTGGCATGGGCGGCACCGGCAGCACTGGTGGAAGTGGAAGTGGTGGAAGCCCGAGTAGTAACAACTATGTTCCAGGCGGTGATGACACATTCGTCCCAAACCCCGGTAATGAGGTTCCAACCCCCGGGAATGGTGGCGGGAGCACTCCGAGCACTCCAGTTACTCCAAATCCCTGA
- the LOC103417101 gene encoding uncharacterized protein, which yields MATLNTIAAHNLPSPSTSSFATQSHKPNSLSLFFCTQTSSKPHPPRLPAFPTRKKRSWIVRSITEDREVVPLKKKDTGEQDSSLLLNGSGEFQALSTSSEEKGEGDDLDKLTSRAINALIVLGFGTLAVSKLLTIDHDYWHGWTLYEILRYVPEHNWIAYEQALKANPVFAKMVISGVVYTLGDWIAQCFEGKPLLEFDRKRMFRSGLVGFTFHGSLSHYYYQFCEALFPLEDWWVVPAKIAFDQTVWSAIWNSIYFVVLGFLRFESPTKIFDELRATFVPMLTAGWKLWPFAHVITYGLIPVEQRLLWVDCVELIWVTILSTYSNEKADSSLSEASSGADSASSSSSSSKD from the exons ATGGCTACCCTTAACACGATCGCAGCTCACAACCTCCCTTCACCCTCAACCTCCTCCTTCGCCACCCAATCTCACAAACCCAACTCGCTTTCACTCTTCTTCTGCACCCAAACCTCCAGCAAACCCCACCCACCACGGCTTCCGGCCTTCCCGACCAGGAAAAAACGAAGCTGGATTGTTAGATCGATCACGGAGGACAGAGAGGTGGTTCCCTTGAAGAAGAAGGATACAGGGGAACAAGATAGCAGCTTGCTGCTTAATGGGTCGGGAGAATTTCAGGCTCTTTCGACATCATCGGAGGAGAAAGGAGAGGGGGATGATTTGGATAAGCTGACGAGCAGAGCTATTAATGCGTTAATTGTTCTGGGATTTGGGACCCTTGCGGTCTCTAAGTTGCTCACAATCGACCACGATTATTGGCAT GGATGGACACTTTATGAGATACTAAGATATGTACCGGAACACAATTGGATTGCATATGAACAGGCTCTCAAAGCAAATCCTGTTTTTGCCAAAATGGTGATAAGTGGGGTTGTCTATACTCTAGGAGATTGGATTGCTCAA TGTTTTGAAGGGAAGCCGCTTTTGGAGTTTGACCGGAAACGTATGTTCAGATCAGGCCTTGTTGGCTTTACTTTCCATGGATCTCTTTCCCATTATTATTACCAATTTTGTGAG GCTCTTTTTCCTTTGGAGGATTGGTGGGTGGTCCCTGCCAAAATAGCCTTTGATCAAACAGTGTGGTCAGCGATTTGGAACAGCATCTATTTTGTGGTTTTGGGGTTCTTGCGTTTCGAATCCCCAACCAAGATTTTTGATGAACTTAGGGCTACATTTGTGCCCATGCTGACT GCGGGATGGAAGCTTTGGCCATTCGCTCATGTCATTACCTATGGCCTGATCCCTGTTGAACAAAGGCTTCTTTGGGTGGACTGTGTGGAGCTAATTTGGGTTACTATTCTCTCAAC TTATTCAAATGAGAAGGCAGATTCTAGTTTATCTGAGGCATCTTCTGGAGCAGATTCTGCTTCTTCGTCAAGCAGTTCTTCAAAG GACTAA
- the LOC139193309 gene encoding uncharacterized protein, which produces METFASTMKSTVVVAVLKTVMDHWGKEGGNVAGILELGWSPRSLVTHLGSTAQADISVAGTPLRIPPETFLWKRSRGGNHNCLRSSLLVDNIKPAYEILEQALVNRFSRMIGIRPKGVRQGYANLPIITFHLVGADLVVQPPSAYVVKIDQRKFEYFCLAMIPESDGEGVITIGAYQQQNYRFIYDLNRKTLRFGPQDCVKNP; this is translated from the exons ATGGAAACTTTTGCTAGTACCATGAAGAGTACGGTAGTGGTAGCAGTTCTGAAG ACAGTTATGGATCATTGGGGCAAGGAGGGAGGTAATGTTGCGGGTATATTAGAGTTAGGATGGTCGCCTCGATCCCTTGTCACGCATTTAGGCTCTACAGCACAGGCAG ACATTAGTGTTGCAGGCACACCTTTGCGAATTCCACCCGAAACCTTTCTTTGGAAAAGGTCCCGTGGGGGAAACCATAATTGCCTCAGGAGCTCCTTACTCGTGGATAACATTAAACCAGCATACGAAATCTTGGAACAAGCACTGGTGAATCGCTTCTCTAGGATGATAGGCATAAGACCAAAAGGAGTAAGGCAGGGATATGCCAATCTTCCAATAATTACATTCCATTTGGTAGGTGCCGATCTAGTGGTGCAGCCTCCGAGTGCATATGTCGTGAAAATCGATCAAAGGAAATTTGAGTATTTTTGCTTGGCAATGATACCGGAAAGTGATGGAGAAGGTGTAATCACCATAGGTGCATACCAGCAACAAAATTACCGTTTCATATATGATCTTAACAGAAAGACATTGCGTTTTGGACCCCAAGATTGTGTTAAAAATCCATGA
- the LOC108169295 gene encoding S-linalool synthase-like, translated as MDSQETMVKNLVMKVKQELFSPDFDLVSLVPPSPYDIAWLSMIPNPHRGSDEPLFKGCLDWVVEHQTTGGFWGDDDHVPTIESLTSTLACIVALATWDVGHDAIQKGLAFIHASTEKLLEEQNNSFLEWFVIVFPAMVELAESKGLHVHFSHGSTALVEQVFQKRQQIFQMHRLVQSGGQQQYCSLELMQYLEALPEAYDINLNKTLLLCQSEEDELLIQSPSAIAYAFMKTGRKVFLSKLNSIVKRCGFSVPAIYPMDEDLLRVCLVNRIERLGLAEHFMAEITRKFCWFLHDEDIIVYIEEHHEIFLSAMYNVYRATDVTFRGESDLEDVKEFSKRILEKETLKDSKNLVGPTSMNDLQDQIKHEIGTPWLARLDHLEHRKFIERKEPVGSWTGKGLSCRLSCQCNAMLLQLAMENYTLRQSMFRNELKELERWSKDIGLVDMAFARQKTAYCYFAVASTASHFSLSYVRLAVVKAAVLVTVADDFFDKEGSMNELEALANAVERYNILTYDNFFFLSNINV; from the exons ATGGATTCTCAAGAAACTATGGTTAAGAATCTTGTAATGAAAGTTAAACAGGAATTGTTTTCACCTGATTTTGATCTTGTTTCTCTTGTTCCTCCTTCTCCTTACGACATTGCGTGGCTGTCAATGATTCCGAATCCTCACCGAGGATCAGATGAACCCTTGTTCAAAGGATGCTTGGACTGGGTGGTCGAACACCAAACCACAGGAGGCTTTTGGGGAGATGATGACCACGTTCCAACCATAGAGTCCCTCACTTCAACTCTTGCTTGCATTGTTGCACTTGCCACATGGGATGTTGGCCATGATGCCATTCAGAAAG GGCTGGCATTCATCCATGCAAGTACAGAGAAGCTACTGGAAGAGCAAAATAATTCTTTTCTTGAGTGGTTTGTGATTGTTTTCCCAGCAATGGTAGAACTTGCAGAGAGCAAAGGACTGCATGTTCATTTTTCTCATGGTTCAACAGCACTGGTAGAACAAGTCTTCCAAAAGAGACAACAAATATTCCAAATGCATAG GTTGGTGCAAAGTGGTGGTCAGCAACAGTACTgttcactagaactcatgcaATACCTGGAAGCTTTGCCTGAAGCATATGATATTAACCTCAATAAGACTCTACTACTATGCCAAAGTGAGGAAGATGAGCTGTTAATCCAATCCCCATCAGCTATTGCATATGCTTTTATGAAGACAGGACGCAAGGTGTTCTTGTCCAAATTGAATTCTATTGTCAAGAGATGCGGGTTCTCAG TTCCAGCGATCTACCCCATGGATGAAGACCTTCTAAGGGTTTGTCTTGTTAATCGGATTGAGAGGCTGGGACTGGCAGAGCATTTCATGGCAGAGATAACAA GGAAGTTCTGCTGGTTCCTTCATGATGAAGATATAATTGTGTACATAGAAGAGCACCATGAAATTTTTCTGAGTGCCATGTATAATGTCTACAGGGCAACTGATGTGACATTTAGAGGAGAAAGTGACCTTGAGGATGTTAAGGAATTCTCTAAAAGAATACTAGAAAAGGAAACATTAAAAGATTCTAAGAATCTGGTTGGGCCTACTAGTATGAATGACTTGCAAGACCAG ATTAAGCATGAAATTGGTACTCCATGGCTTGCTCGGTTGGATCATCTGGAGCACAGGAAGTTCATTGAGAGGAAAGAGCCTGTTGGTTCATGGACAGGGAAGGGCTTATCCTGCAG ATTGTCATGTCAATGCAATGCCATGCTGCTACAACTTGCTATGGAGAACTATACACTACGGCAGTCCATGTTCAGAAATGAATTAAAGGAGTTAGAAAG GTGGTCAAAGGACATTGGTCTTGTTGACATGGCGTTTGCTCGACAGAAAACCGCGTACTGTTATTTTGCAGTTGCTTCAACAGCATCACATTTTTCCCTGTCATATGTACGGCTCGCAGTTGTGAAAGCCGCAGTTCTTGTTACAGTTGCTGATGATTTTTTTGACAAGGAAGGTTCGATGAATGAATTGGAAGCTCTTGCCAATGCCGTCGAGAGGTACAATATATTAAcgtatgataattttttttttttgtcaaatattaaTGTATGA